The following coding sequences are from one Triticum dicoccoides isolate Atlit2015 ecotype Zavitan chromosome 4A, WEW_v2.0, whole genome shotgun sequence window:
- the LOC119288661 gene encoding uncharacterized protein LOC119288661: MESLNQASRKLVQAEIPCSTGRLLSGGHASQASLTEEITVAQATESSSEVSANNRDVQETSAGTEEVENLKRVVSALEERAAGIESRFRDYCDMQEQESTYQKMQIMCLGMKLELLESRNQRLEAGATEIRAAAEEFAVMRANLDALQSKFRKVTKQSKQEFDAVDGRILALDAREAEMATRCQGFEQLMEEMKQLVLQIQKEKGTSSENAEDVVERSMRSGKGLLEVLRGRWAADMEELIYLGWITAWLQHDLLASDGEGGTAKGTAVTGDHDGETIPTAEGQREKGMKMVAATAPSNEVKLCKTSSCGAAEESCMGLAGCRIGIGRPRLLRKLRGWARGNGPSKSRRPCAIEGPSS, translated from the exons atgGAGTCCCTGAATCAGGCGTCGCGAAAGCTGGTGCAAGCAGAGATCCCCTGCAGCACCGGTAGGCTTCTCAGCGGTGGACATGCAAGCCAGGCTTCTCTTACTGAAGAAATCACGGTGGCGCAGGCCACCGAGAGTTCATCAGAAGTTTCAGCCAACAACCGGGATGTTCAGGAAACGTCCGCCGGCACCGAAGAGGTCGAGAACCTGAAGCGCGTGGTGTCGGCCCTCGAAGAGCGGGCCGCCGGCATCGAGTCGCGGTTCCGCGACTACTGTGACATGCAGGAGCAGGAGTCGACGTACCAGAAGATGCAGATCATGTGCCTGGGGATGAAGCTGGAGCTGCTGGAGTCCCGGAACCAGCGGCTTGAGGCAGGCGCCACGGAGATCCGGGCAGCCGCTGAAGAGTTCGCCGTGATGCGGGCGAATCTCGACGCGCTGCAGAGCAAATTCAGGAAAGTTACGAAGCAGAGCAAGCAAGAATTCGACGCCGTTGATGGAAGGATCCTGGCTCTGGATGCCCGGGAAGCAGAGATGGCGACGAGGTGCCAGGGCTTTGAGCAACTCATGGAGGAGATGAAGCAGCTGGTTTTGCAGATACAGAAGGAGAAAGGAACAAGCAGTGAG AATGCGGAGGACGTCGTGGAGAGGAGCATGCGGAGCGGCAAGGGCCTGCTGGAGGTGCTCCGGGGCCGGTGGGCGGCGGACATGGAAGAGCTGATCTACCTCGGCTGGATCACGGCGTGGCTGCAGCACGACCTGCTGGCCAGCGATGGCGAGGGCGGGACCGCCAAGGGCACGGCGGTGACTGGAGACCACGACGGTGAAACCATCCCGACGGCGGAGGGGCAGCGCGAGAAGGGGATGAAGATGGTAGCGGCGACCGCGCCGAGCAACGAGGTGAAGCTCTGCAAGACGTCGTCGTGCGGCGCGGCGGAGGAGTCGTGCATGGGGTTGGCGGGCTGCAGGATAGGGATCGGACGGCCGAGATTGCTCCGCAAGCTCAGAGGGTGGGCCAGGGGAAACGGCCCGAGCAAGAGCAGGAGGCCGTGCGCCATCGAAGGGCCCAGCAGTTAG